Proteins encoded by one window of Microplitis mediator isolate UGA2020A chromosome 1, iyMicMedi2.1, whole genome shotgun sequence:
- the LOC130668721 gene encoding uncharacterized protein LOC130668721 isoform X2: protein MEWLQKNRNPLELFCEDVDKISTKQEELSDYHYHDQCQKNIYGDNCEMTPTVKISNPVLNSDIKEVEENFGLLNIFKSPPDFSKSNSIIKSNINKKLLTRSSTLIIDDDDECKNSNCEKSLNSSDDPDPSTSTPERKDRPERHKYKMFQPPKLIISDSIDEDTDIIDAIECSPVRSPFPSSDFLNDSTLGLDDTLLATSFDSSPKDSAFNPRENKLMNLLGRFGLNHFALIFIEQEVDVDLFLTLTNDDLKEIGIDRKTDRNIILSVIEECNKRYC from the exons ATGGAAtggttacaaaaaaatcgtaatCCACTGGAATTATTCTGTGAAGATGTTGATAAAATATCTACAAAACAAGAAGAATTATctgattatcattatcatgatcaatgtcaaaaaaatatttacggcGACAATTGTGAAATGACACCAACAGTTAAAATTTCTAACCCTGTACTGAATTCTGATATAAAAGAAGTTGAAGAAAACTTtggattattaaatatttttaagtctCCTCCAGATTTTTCTAAATCTAATTCAATTATAAAgtctaatattaataaaaaactattaacgAGATCATCAACATTAATAATAGACGATGATGATGAATGCAAAAATAGTAATTgtgaaaaatcattaaattcgAGTGATGATCCAGATCCGAGTACATCAACTCCTGAACGTAAAGACCGACCAGAACGTCACAA ATACAAAATGTTTCAACCgccaaaattaataattagcgACTCAATTGATGAAGATACTGATATTATTGATGCAATCGAATGTAGTCCAGTACGATCTCCATTTCCATCATCTGATTTTCTGAATGATTCAACTTTGGGATTGGATGATACTCTGCTAGCAACTTCTTTCGATAGTTCACCAAAAGATTCAGCATTCAATCCacgagaaaataaattaatgaatttactCGGACGATTTGGTCTTAATCATTttgctttaatatttattgaacaaGAA gtAGATGTGGATTTATTTCTTACGCTTACTAATGATGATCTAAAGGAAATTGGAATAGATAGAAAAACTGATcgtaatattatattatctgTTATTGAAGAATGTAACAAAcgttattgttaa
- the LOC130668721 gene encoding uncharacterized protein LOC130668721 isoform X1, which yields MRKTMEWLQKNRNPLELFCEDVDKISTKQEELSDYHYHDQCQKNIYGDNCEMTPTVKISNPVLNSDIKEVEENFGLLNIFKSPPDFSKSNSIIKSNINKKLLTRSSTLIIDDDDECKNSNCEKSLNSSDDPDPSTSTPERKDRPERHKYKMFQPPKLIISDSIDEDTDIIDAIECSPVRSPFPSSDFLNDSTLGLDDTLLATSFDSSPKDSAFNPRENKLMNLLGRFGLNHFALIFIEQEVDVDLFLTLTNDDLKEIGIDRKTDRNIILSVIEECNKRYC from the exons aTGAGAAAa ACAATGGAAtggttacaaaaaaatcgtaatCCACTGGAATTATTCTGTGAAGATGTTGATAAAATATCTACAAAACAAGAAGAATTATctgattatcattatcatgatcaatgtcaaaaaaatatttacggcGACAATTGTGAAATGACACCAACAGTTAAAATTTCTAACCCTGTACTGAATTCTGATATAAAAGAAGTTGAAGAAAACTTtggattattaaatatttttaagtctCCTCCAGATTTTTCTAAATCTAATTCAATTATAAAgtctaatattaataaaaaactattaacgAGATCATCAACATTAATAATAGACGATGATGATGAATGCAAAAATAGTAATTgtgaaaaatcattaaattcgAGTGATGATCCAGATCCGAGTACATCAACTCCTGAACGTAAAGACCGACCAGAACGTCACAA ATACAAAATGTTTCAACCgccaaaattaataattagcgACTCAATTGATGAAGATACTGATATTATTGATGCAATCGAATGTAGTCCAGTACGATCTCCATTTCCATCATCTGATTTTCTGAATGATTCAACTTTGGGATTGGATGATACTCTGCTAGCAACTTCTTTCGATAGTTCACCAAAAGATTCAGCATTCAATCCacgagaaaataaattaatgaatttactCGGACGATTTGGTCTTAATCATTttgctttaatatttattgaacaaGAA gtAGATGTGGATTTATTTCTTACGCTTACTAATGATGATCTAAAGGAAATTGGAATAGATAGAAAAACTGATcgtaatattatattatctgTTATTGAAGAATGTAACAAAcgttattgttaa